One Candidatus Dormiibacterota bacterium genomic window carries:
- a CDS encoding phage holin family protein → MLIRFLVHVVALLFVFYVVWGIRGGTLWAAVVMALILALVNTIIRPVLLILTLPVTLLTLGLFVIVLNALLFGLSFAVLNGIMNLHIALSFGQILIGYLIYAIASFVLTRLL, encoded by the coding sequence GTGTTGATCCGCTTCCTGGTCCACGTCGTCGCCCTGCTGTTCGTCTTCTACGTGGTCTGGGGCATTCGCGGAGGAACCCTCTGGGCGGCGGTCGTCATGGCGCTGATCCTGGCGCTGGTCAATACCATCATCCGGCCGGTCCTCCTGATCCTGACCCTACCGGTCACGCTCCTGACGCTCGGACTGTTTGTCATCGTCCTCAACGCGCTGCTGTTCGGCCTCTCCTTCGCCGTCCTGAACGGCATCATGAACCTGCACATCGCGCTGAGCTTCGGCCAGATCCTGATCGGCTACCTGATCTACGCGATCGCCAGCTTCGTGCTG